A region of Streptomyces sp. WMMC500 DNA encodes the following proteins:
- a CDS encoding methyltransferase, with amino-acid sequence MTPKTEETTVTASQEEIDAARGHLTRLVFGQLAARVVGTALRLGVLDRFGRGDGGRAAAGAGDGARAAADVAADLGTDPRATLRLLRAMASLQLLTETAPDHFALAPAGALLCDGGAGSPSGTASMAAFVRMFTDPVVLSGWEHLSDSVRSGAPSFEAAFGVDSFTYLRQNPEKSAEFNAAMSQGTSVAAAGLAAAYDFGRFKSVVDVGGGDGTLLAAILRGHAAVQGMLFDTAEGVAEAPATLAREHVADRCTVHAGDFFAGVPSGGDLYLLKSVVIDWEDDRCVTILEQCRRVMPGDGRLLIVEPVLPPTVNGTVPPGAYLSDLNMLVNTGGRVRTRAELEHLCTRAGFAPAALTPLPPPFAALEAVPC; translated from the coding sequence GTGACGCCGAAGACGGAGGAGACCACGGTGACCGCGAGCCAGGAGGAGATCGACGCTGCCCGGGGCCACCTGACCAGGCTGGTCTTCGGTCAGTTGGCCGCGCGGGTGGTGGGGACGGCCCTGCGGCTGGGCGTGTTGGACCGCTTCGGCCGCGGCGACGGCGGCCGCGCGGCGGCCGGCGCAGGCGACGGGGCCCGGGCGGCGGCCGACGTCGCCGCGGACCTCGGCACCGACCCCCGGGCCACGCTCCGACTGCTGCGCGCCATGGCCTCGTTGCAGCTTCTCACCGAGACCGCCCCCGACCACTTCGCGCTCGCCCCGGCCGGCGCCCTGCTGTGCGACGGCGGGGCCGGGTCGCCGTCCGGCACCGCCTCCATGGCCGCCTTCGTGCGGATGTTCACCGACCCCGTGGTGCTCAGCGGCTGGGAACACCTGTCGGACAGCGTGCGGAGCGGCGCCCCGTCGTTCGAGGCCGCCTTCGGGGTGGACTCTTTCACCTACTTGAGGCAGAACCCGGAGAAGTCCGCGGAATTCAACGCGGCGATGAGCCAGGGCACGAGCGTCGCCGCGGCGGGGCTGGCCGCGGCCTACGACTTCGGCCGCTTCAAGTCGGTCGTGGACGTGGGCGGCGGCGACGGCACGCTGCTCGCCGCGATCCTGCGCGGGCACGCCGCGGTGCAGGGCATGCTCTTCGACACGGCCGAGGGCGTCGCCGAGGCCCCCGCCACGCTCGCCCGCGAGCACGTGGCCGACCGCTGCACCGTCCACGCCGGCGACTTCTTCGCCGGCGTCCCCTCCGGCGGCGACCTCTACCTGCTCAAGAGCGTCGTCATCGACTGGGAGGACGACCGCTGCGTGACGATCCTGGAGCAGTGCCGCCGGGTCATGCCCGGCGACGGCCGTCTGCTGATCGTCGAGCCCGTCCTCCCGCCGACCGTGAACGGCACCGTCCCGCCCGGCGCGTACCTGTCCGACCTGAACATGCTCGTCAACACCGGCGGGCGCGTCCGTACCCGCGCCGAGCTCGAACACCTCTGCACGCGCGCCGGCTTCGCCCCCGCCGCGCTCACCCCGCTCCCCCCGCCGTTCGCCGCGTTGGAGGCCGTGCCCTGCTGA
- a CDS encoding transposase: MSELGNPQPARRLTADTALPGDLPLDLLHSLFESLPRADQRRTGVDYVLGLLHTPGRKSARNIATLLGGRGGDQSLHHFINQSTWDWRPVRRALAAHLLSRVSVAAWVVRRTLIQKVGEHSVGVHRTFVPAVGRVLNAQQAVGVWAACREGSGPVDWELRLPRGWLDDDLRRRRASIPDSAVPETYAEQVARQCHAVVEASGLHDRPVVLDAREMNLGTVFRRLVRAGIPVLARVDGSVPLVIADPALTGHRSAPRMTAREAVRAAKGTGSPARWRDPGAPGGVRAGQLASVVVRPADGVGEWSGELSTLTLMGLIERGRQEAEQLWLTDIRTAHPASLLGLCALLERVEYDYAATAKSVGIEDYAGRSFCGWHRHMTLASVAHAVSLPSTAVTVPPGRVSPEDQRAVTACHT, encoded by the coding sequence ATGAGTGAACTGGGAAATCCGCAACCCGCTAGACGATTAACCGCCGATACGGCTCTTCCGGGTGATCTTCCGCTCGACCTGCTGCACTCTCTATTCGAGTCCTTACCCCGCGCCGATCAGCGGCGCACCGGCGTCGATTACGTCCTCGGCCTCCTGCACACACCCGGGCGGAAGTCGGCGCGTAACATCGCGACCCTCCTCGGCGGCCGGGGAGGGGATCAGAGCCTGCACCACTTCATCAACCAGTCGACCTGGGACTGGCGGCCGGTGCGCCGGGCGCTCGCGGCGCACCTGCTGTCGCGCGTCTCCGTGGCGGCGTGGGTGGTGCGCAGGACGCTGATCCAGAAGGTCGGTGAGCACTCGGTCGGGGTCCACCGCACCTTCGTCCCGGCTGTGGGGCGCGTGCTCAACGCCCAGCAGGCCGTCGGCGTGTGGGCCGCCTGCCGGGAGGGGAGCGGCCCCGTCGACTGGGAGCTGCGGCTCCCCCGCGGCTGGCTCGACGACGACCTGCGCCGCAGACGGGCGTCGATACCCGACAGCGCGGTGCCCGAGACGTACGCGGAGCAGGTCGCCCGGCAGTGCCACGCGGTCGTAGAGGCGTCGGGCCTGCACGACCGCCCGGTCGTGCTGGACGCACGGGAGATGAACCTGGGCACGGTCTTCCGCCGGCTCGTCCGTGCGGGCATCCCCGTGCTGGCACGCGTCGACGGGTCCGTGCCGCTGGTGATCGCGGACCCGGCGCTGACCGGGCACCGCAGCGCGCCCCGCATGACCGCGCGCGAGGCCGTCCGGGCGGCCAAGGGGACGGGAAGCCCTGCCCGTTGGCGCGACCCCGGCGCGCCCGGGGGAGTACGCGCTGGGCAGTTGGCGAGCGTCGTCGTCAGGCCCGCGGACGGCGTCGGCGAATGGTCCGGGGAGCTGAGCACCCTGACCCTCATGGGCCTGATCGAGCGCGGCCGGCAGGAGGCGGAGCAGCTGTGGCTGACCGACATCCGCACCGCGCACCCCGCGTCCCTGCTCGGGCTCTGCGCGCTGCTGGAACGCGTCGAGTACGACTACGCCGCCACCGCGAAGAGCGTCGGCATCGAGGACTACGCCGGCCGGTCGTTCTGCGGCTGGCACCGCCACATGACCCTCGCGTCGGTGGCCCACGCCGTGTCCCTGCCGTCGACTGCGGTGACAGTTCCTCCTGGCCGGGTGAGCCCTGAGGATCAGCGCGCCGTAACCGCTTGCCACACCTGA
- a CDS encoding 2,3-dihydro-2,3-dihydroxybenzoate dehydrogenase, with translation MEGRVALVTGAAGGIGAAVAGELCRRGVTVAAVDCDAGRLARTVEKLNADGLSAEAFSVDIASRTQVEAGVAAVEDRLGELDFLVNTAGVLRMGEVRDLTDQDWETTFAVNATGVFLMSRAVAARMVPRRRGSIVTVASNAASTARTRMAAYAASKAAATMFTKCLGLEVARYGIRCNLVAPGSTDTPMLVGMGNGGEAEKTSIIDGIPADYKVGIPLRKLARPSDVADAVVFLLSDRAGHITMQSLTVDGGATLGG, from the coding sequence ATGGAGGGCAGAGTCGCCCTGGTCACCGGAGCAGCCGGCGGCATCGGCGCGGCCGTCGCCGGCGAGCTCTGCCGGCGCGGCGTGACCGTGGCCGCGGTGGACTGCGACGCCGGCCGGCTGGCGCGGACGGTGGAGAAGCTGAACGCGGACGGTCTGAGCGCCGAGGCGTTCTCGGTCGACATCGCCAGCCGGACCCAGGTGGAAGCCGGGGTCGCCGCGGTGGAGGACCGCCTGGGGGAACTGGACTTCCTCGTGAACACCGCCGGCGTGTTGCGGATGGGCGAGGTCCGGGATCTGACCGACCAGGACTGGGAGACGACGTTCGCTGTGAACGCCACCGGCGTCTTCCTGATGTCGCGCGCCGTCGCGGCGCGCATGGTGCCGCGACGGCGCGGCTCGATCGTCACCGTGGCCTCGAACGCCGCCAGCACGGCGCGTACGCGCATGGCCGCCTACGCCGCATCGAAGGCCGCGGCGACGATGTTCACCAAGTGCCTGGGTCTTGAGGTCGCCCGCTACGGGATCCGCTGCAACCTGGTGGCCCCCGGGTCGACGGACACCCCCATGCTCGTGGGCATGGGGAACGGCGGCGAGGCCGAGAAGACGAGCATCATCGACGGCATCCCGGCGGACTACAAGGTGGGCATCCCGCTGCGGAAGCTGGCCCGGCCCTCGGACGTCGCCGACGCCGTCGTCTTCCTGCTCTCCGACCGCGCGGGACACATCACCATGCAGAGCCTCACCGTCGACGGCGGCGCCACCCTGGGCGGTTAG
- a CDS encoding enoyl-CoA hydratase, giving the protein MTDGQPLLQSRDGGVLTLTLNRPHRKNAINRDMWASLGEALTTAANDPEVRALVLTGAGGAFCAGLDLTGGEPGGHPLDVSGRGPGAHPLDEIRRANEIALRLHHLPFPVVAKVTGVAVGAGWNLALGCDLVVATPESRFSQIFVRRGISVDFGGSWLLPKLVGLQQAKRLVLLGEMIDAAEAHRLGLVTWVVAEEEIDTFVGDLGRRLAAGPPVAMTQSKALLNEGADRTLSDALAGEARAQTVNFATADAHEGIAAFLDGTDPVFTGEWAVK; this is encoded by the coding sequence TTGACCGACGGACAGCCACTGCTGCAGAGCCGGGACGGCGGCGTGCTGACGCTGACGCTGAACCGGCCGCACCGCAAGAACGCGATCAACCGAGACATGTGGGCCTCGTTGGGCGAGGCCCTGACCACGGCCGCGAACGACCCGGAGGTGCGCGCGCTGGTGCTCACCGGCGCGGGCGGCGCGTTCTGCGCCGGCCTCGACCTCACCGGCGGCGAGCCGGGCGGCCATCCGCTCGACGTCTCCGGCCGCGGGCCGGGTGCGCATCCGCTGGACGAGATACGCCGGGCCAACGAGATAGCCCTCCGGCTGCACCACCTGCCGTTCCCCGTGGTGGCGAAGGTGACGGGCGTCGCCGTCGGCGCGGGCTGGAACCTCGCGCTCGGCTGCGACCTCGTGGTCGCCACGCCCGAGTCGCGCTTCTCGCAGATCTTCGTCCGCCGCGGCATATCCGTCGACTTCGGCGGCTCCTGGCTGCTGCCGAAGCTGGTGGGCCTGCAGCAGGCGAAGCGGCTCGTGCTGCTCGGCGAGATGATCGACGCCGCGGAGGCGCACCGTCTCGGCCTGGTCACCTGGGTGGTGGCCGAGGAGGAGATCGACACCTTCGTCGGCGATCTGGGCCGCCGGCTGGCTGCCGGCCCGCCGGTCGCCATGACGCAGAGCAAGGCGCTGCTGAACGAGGGCGCGGACCGTACGCTGAGCGACGCGCTTGCGGGCGAGGCGCGCGCCCAGACGGTCAACTTCGCCACCGCAGACGCCCACGAGGGCATCGCGGCTTTCCTCGACGGGACGGATCCGGTATTCACCGGCGAGTGGGCCGTGAAATGA
- a CDS encoding pyridoxamine 5'-phosphate oxidase family protein: MSTKMTVDEREAFLADLHIGVLCVADADGRGPLQVPIGYDYEPGGDIRISTKVTSRKLQLARAVGRVGFLVQSEVFPYRYVSVEGPIVVDEPTDPEEHRMRSIRYLGEEMGQRYCEAVKPTMSQMVTLGIRPERWRTYDAGKGM; the protein is encoded by the coding sequence TTGTCGACGAAGATGACGGTCGACGAGCGCGAGGCGTTTCTCGCCGATCTGCATATCGGTGTGCTGTGCGTCGCCGACGCCGACGGACGGGGTCCGCTTCAGGTACCGATCGGATACGATTACGAGCCCGGCGGCGACATCCGGATATCCACCAAGGTCACCAGCCGGAAGCTCCAACTTGCGCGCGCCGTGGGCCGGGTCGGATTCCTCGTGCAGAGCGAGGTGTTCCCGTATCGGTACGTATCCGTCGAGGGCCCGATCGTGGTCGACGAGCCGACGGATCCCGAGGAGCACCGGATGCGCTCGATCCGGTACCTCGGTGAGGAGATGGGCCAGAGGTACTGCGAGGCCGTCAAGCCCACCATGTCCCAGATGGTGACGCTCGGCATCCGCCCCGAGCGCTGGCGCACCTACGACGCCGGCAAGGGCATGTGA
- a CDS encoding SRPBCC family protein, with translation MTDTPMKVGSLFDVRAEVRIAAPPDEVYATVSDLPRCGAWSEECNGGEWISGAPATVGAVFRGENHRSPDVVAWAPVVRGDWTTEAEVVAAVPGRRFGWAMRDRAGRRQQSLWTYEIEAAPPDGEQPAGSLLVHHFWMGRATEGIRGITAAMSEAEKKEFFSAWAAKLETEMAATVRRLKGVIEKV, from the coding sequence ATGACCGACACCCCGATGAAGGTTGGCTCCCTCTTCGACGTCCGCGCCGAGGTCCGGATCGCGGCGCCGCCCGACGAGGTGTACGCCACGGTGAGCGACCTCCCCCGCTGCGGCGCGTGGAGCGAGGAGTGCAACGGCGGTGAGTGGATCTCCGGCGCGCCCGCCACGGTGGGCGCCGTCTTCCGGGGAGAGAACCACCGCAGCCCCGACGTGGTCGCCTGGGCCCCGGTGGTGCGCGGCGACTGGACCACCGAGGCCGAGGTCGTCGCCGCCGTGCCCGGGCGCCGCTTCGGCTGGGCCATGCGCGACCGCGCCGGGCGGCGCCAGCAAAGCCTGTGGACGTACGAGATCGAGGCCGCTCCGCCCGACGGGGAGCAGCCGGCGGGCTCCCTTCTCGTCCACCACTTCTGGATGGGCCGGGCGACCGAGGGAATCCGCGGCATCACCGCGGCCATGTCCGAGGCGGAGAAGAAGGAGTTCTTCTCCGCCTGGGCCGCCAAGCTCGAAACCGAGATGGCGGCGACCGTCCGGCGCCTCAAGGGCGTCATCGAGAAGGTCTGA
- a CDS encoding class I adenylate-forming enzyme family protein: MFLQRIGNRGLRLGTLFERAAARHPANLMILDHDLDIAPELGRRATVAETADLVADCASRLRRAGIRAGEHVVVHKSDGFDIMLLACAVNRIGAVPVLLSPALDGATATKLVRRAGRPHLITDRAKLDAELPAAVFELTRTVVLTSGHHPGAVRLADLAGGPPARAVAVPADRPMLITHTSGTTGTPKLAVHTARSMQARYRPQRAAIAPFVRGRETVAIHVSFVHSRLVTALAISLFGGHPVVVLRDGEPAHTADLFARLRPGILEAHPNSFMSWEHLADDPRGPLANVKLFSSTFDAIHPRTVHRLLRASRRTRPLFGQIYGQSEVGPALMRAFTRNRAADADGRCVGMGVPGMTGARVVGRGGRPPSAENPGFIEVRSDGRIVTYLGEQERYAEQLTDGWWRMGDVGYRTRWGCIHLLDREVDVIPGFGSSLAAEDVLFSRLDDLAEVVIVPGADGSPPIPVVCTKKDKPLDPDAWRAAAEGLPAMADPVRWRLEDLPQTATRKIKRLDLAKLLSAATDHRE; the protein is encoded by the coding sequence ATGTTCCTGCAGCGCATAGGAAACCGCGGGCTGCGGCTGGGCACGCTCTTTGAGCGCGCGGCGGCGCGGCACCCGGCGAACCTGATGATCCTCGACCATGACCTCGACATCGCGCCGGAGCTCGGCCGCCGGGCGACCGTGGCCGAGACGGCGGACCTGGTCGCGGACTGCGCCTCCCGGCTCCGCCGGGCCGGCATCCGCGCCGGCGAACACGTGGTGGTCCACAAGTCCGACGGCTTCGACATCATGCTGCTGGCCTGTGCCGTGAACCGGATCGGGGCGGTGCCGGTGCTGTTGTCCCCCGCGCTCGACGGCGCGACGGCCACCAAGCTGGTACGCCGGGCCGGCCGGCCCCATCTGATCACCGACCGGGCGAAGCTGGACGCGGAGCTGCCCGCCGCCGTCTTCGAGCTGACCCGCACCGTCGTGCTGACCTCGGGCCACCACCCCGGCGCCGTACGGCTGGCGGACCTCGCCGGCGGCCCGCCCGCCCGCGCCGTCGCCGTGCCGGCGGACCGGCCGATGCTCATCACGCACACGTCCGGCACCACCGGCACGCCCAAGCTGGCCGTGCACACGGCGCGCAGCATGCAGGCCCGCTACCGCCCGCAGCGCGCGGCCATCGCCCCGTTCGTCCGCGGGCGCGAGACGGTGGCGATCCACGTCTCGTTCGTGCACTCGCGGCTGGTCACGGCGCTGGCCATCTCCCTGTTCGGCGGCCACCCGGTGGTCGTGCTGCGGGACGGGGAGCCGGCGCACACGGCCGATCTGTTCGCGCGGCTGCGCCCCGGCATCCTGGAGGCGCACCCCAACTCGTTCATGAGCTGGGAGCACCTGGCGGACGACCCGCGCGGGCCGCTGGCCAACGTCAAGCTCTTCAGCAGTACGTTCGACGCGATCCACCCGCGTACCGTGCACCGCCTGCTGAGGGCCTCGCGCCGTACGCGGCCGCTGTTCGGGCAGATCTACGGGCAGAGCGAGGTCGGCCCCGCCCTGATGCGCGCCTTCACCCGCAACCGCGCGGCGGACGCGGACGGCCGCTGCGTCGGCATGGGGGTTCCCGGGATGACCGGGGCCCGCGTCGTCGGCCGGGGCGGCCGGCCGCCGTCGGCGGAGAACCCCGGGTTCATCGAGGTGCGCAGCGACGGCCGGATCGTGACGTACCTGGGCGAGCAGGAGCGCTACGCGGAGCAGCTCACCGACGGCTGGTGGCGGATGGGCGACGTGGGCTACCGGACCAGGTGGGGCTGCATCCACCTGCTCGACCGGGAGGTCGACGTCATCCCCGGCTTCGGCAGTAGCCTGGCCGCCGAGGACGTGCTGTTCTCCAGGCTCGACGACCTGGCCGAGGTCGTCATCGTGCCCGGCGCGGACGGCTCGCCGCCCATCCCCGTGGTGTGCACCAAGAAGGACAAGCCGCTCGACCCGGATGCGTGGCGGGCCGCGGCGGAAGGGTTGCCGGCGATGGCCGACCCCGTGCGGTGGCGCCTGGAGGACCTGCCGCAGACCGCGACCCGGAAGATCAAGCGACTCGACCTCGCCAAGCTGCTGTCGGCCGCGACCGACCACCGCGAGTAG
- a CDS encoding FAD-dependent monooxygenase: MARMVIVGGGIGGLAAALAVAARGHRAVVLERGEFAELGAGIQLAPNGIHALDRLGLGGEVRERGVHIDELRFMDGVTGEHVTSLPLKGAYRRRFGNPYVVVHRGELYGLLLAACRRAEGVELRAGSAVVSYRQDGATAAVRLSTGEEVAGDAVIGADGIHSAVRRQLVGDGEPRVSGITVYRTVIPMERVPVELRWNAVTWWAGPGCHFVHYAIAGGRFLNLAPSVENGATEAFAGVPARKEEVRSAFASLSEVAQRLLALGEEWKSWVLIDRDPVDVWSDGRVALLGDAAHPMLHYAAQGACQALEDAVLLGDLLDAGTEAIPGQLAAYNARRRDRTARMTRLARDSTRLWHPAGEAARARNAMLSALTATELHDRVAWMHGAREFGGTAPPHGADAARDLTDAGSA, encoded by the coding sequence ATGGCGAGGATGGTCATCGTCGGCGGCGGCATCGGCGGCCTCGCCGCCGCGCTCGCCGTCGCCGCCCGCGGGCACCGTGCGGTCGTGCTGGAGCGCGGGGAGTTCGCCGAGCTCGGCGCCGGCATCCAGCTCGCGCCGAACGGGATCCACGCGCTCGACCGCCTGGGGCTCGGCGGGGAGGTGCGCGAGCGCGGCGTGCACATCGACGAGCTGCGGTTCATGGACGGCGTGACGGGCGAGCACGTGACGAGTCTGCCGCTGAAGGGCGCGTACCGGCGCCGGTTCGGCAACCCGTACGTCGTCGTGCACCGGGGGGAGCTGTACGGACTGCTGCTCGCGGCGTGCCGGCGCGCGGAGGGGGTCGAGCTGCGCGCCGGCAGCGCCGTCGTCTCGTACCGCCAGGACGGTGCGACCGCCGCGGTGCGGCTGAGCACCGGCGAGGAGGTCGCGGGCGACGCGGTGATCGGGGCCGACGGCATCCACTCGGCGGTCCGGCGGCAGCTCGTCGGCGACGGCGAGCCGCGCGTCTCGGGCATCACGGTGTACCGGACGGTCATCCCGATGGAGCGGGTGCCGGTCGAGCTGCGGTGGAACGCCGTGACCTGGTGGGCCGGGCCGGGCTGCCACTTCGTGCACTACGCGATAGCGGGGGGCCGCTTTCTGAACCTCGCGCCGAGCGTCGAGAACGGCGCCACCGAGGCGTTCGCCGGTGTGCCCGCGCGCAAGGAGGAGGTGCGGTCCGCCTTCGCCTCGCTGAGCGAGGTCGCGCAGCGGCTGCTGGCGCTGGGCGAGGAGTGGAAGTCCTGGGTGCTGATCGACCGGGACCCCGTGGATGTCTGGAGCGACGGCCGGGTGGCGCTCCTCGGCGACGCGGCCCATCCGATGCTCCACTACGCCGCCCAGGGCGCCTGCCAGGCGCTGGAGGACGCGGTGCTCCTCGGCGACCTCCTCGACGCCGGCACGGAGGCCATCCCCGGGCAACTGGCGGCGTACAACGCGCGGCGCCGCGACCGCACCGCCCGCATGACGCGCCTCGCCCGGGACAGCACCCGGCTGTGGCACCCGGCCGGCGAGGCGGCCAGGGCGCGGAACGCGATGCTGTCCGCGCTCACCGCGACGGAGCTGCACGACCGGGTGGCATGGATGCACGGCGCACGGGAGTTCGGCGGCACCGCGCCCCCGCATGGGGCGGACGCGGCCCGCGACCTGACAGACGCAGGATCGGCGTAA